From Geotalea uraniireducens Rf4:
GACACTCCACTACGCAGTTGAAGGGGGTTTTCACTGTAGCTTTCCCTGTAGTCTCATCCATGGCGAGCACGTCGTTTTTGCAGAAGTCGACGCAGGTGCGGCAGCTGATACATTTCTCCGCGTCAATGGTCGGATACCAGGGAATTTCCTCTCTTTGAATGCCGCGCCACTCTTTCATGGCGCACCCCTTTTCATGGGTTGTTTGCCGCCAGTTCCTTGATGGCCGCCACAGCCTCTTCGGTAGTCTTG
This genomic window contains:
- a CDS encoding 4Fe-4S dicluster domain-containing protein; its protein translation is MKEWRGIQREEIPWYPTIDAEKCISCRTCVDFCKNDVLAMDETTGKATVKTPFNCVVECRTCARLCPAGAITFPDEEAFTAYLKEKLERS